The following proteins are co-located in the Helicoverpa armigera isolate CAAS_96S chromosome 23, ASM3070526v1, whole genome shotgun sequence genome:
- the LOC110378650 gene encoding diphthamide biosynthesis protein 3, which translates to MTTFHDEIEIEDFEYEEDENMYYYPCPCGDRFQISKEELLDGEELATCPSCSLVVRVIYDLDKLKAEDEEKHKSEKNREAVRA; encoded by the exons ATGACGACATTTCACGATGAAATAGAAATTGAAGACTTCGAATACGAGGAAGATGAAAACATGTACTACTATCCCTGTCCCTGTGGTGATCGATTTCAAATAAGCAAG GAGGAGTTGTTGGATGGAGAAGAACTAGCAACATGTCCAAGCTGCTCACTGGTGGTCAGAGTGATATATGATTtg GACAAACTGAAGGCAGAAgatgaagaaaaacataaatcagAGAAGAATAGGGAAGCTGTGAGAGCCTAA
- the LOC110378648 gene encoding arfaptin-2, whose translation MSKWQSERSIHEMLKDTPPLRESSDSITSGTEAKFPTSRSMPFPPAYAPPDVSQNGTGSGTLLRSGSSKLDAIRNWGVSTYKCTKQILYEKLGKSSRTVDTELEAQIEMLRETQRKYAGVLRLSGALTAQLGAAAATQRALGEAFADLAQKSPELQNQFLYNADTQRTLTRNGETLLAALHFFNNSLNTLTNKTIEDTLLTIRQYEAARVEYDAYRSELEASGGNPPELLLASIARRRRSYERLRDDSAVKLKLLHENRVKVMNKQLLLFHNAVSAYFSGNNVALEAAVRHFNVLPPAAPAPAPAAAPTAPAAHAPPATG comes from the exons ATGTCTAAATG GCAGTCGGAGCGCAGCATCCACGAGATGTTGAAGGACACTCCGCCGCTGCGCGAGTCCAGCGACTCCATCACATCGGGCACCGAGGCCAAGTTCCCCACGTCGCGGTCCATGCCTTTCCCGCCAGCCTACG CTCCCCCAGATGTATCACAGAATGGAACAGGCTCGGGCACATTGCTGCGCTCGGGGTCAAGCAAGCTGGACGCTATCCGCAACTGGGGTGTCTCCACATACAAGTGCACCAAGCAGATACTGTATGAAAAGCTCGGCAAGAGCTCACGCACTGTTGACACTG AGCTGGAGGCGCAGATCGAGATGCTGCGCGAGACGCAGCGCAAGTACGCGGGCGTGCTGCGGCTGTCGGGCGCGCTGACGGCGCAGCTCGGCGCCGCGGCCGCCACGCAGCGCGCGCTGGGCGAGGCCTTCGCCGACCTCGCGCAGAAGTCGCCCGAGCTGCAGAACCA GTTCCTGTACAACGCGGACACGCAGCGCACGCTGACGCGGAACGGCGAGACGCTGCTGGCGGCGCTGCACTTCTTCAACAACTCGCTCAACACGCTCACCAACAAGACCATCGAGGACACGCTGCTCACCATCCGCCAGTACGAGGCCGCCAG GGTGGAGTACGACGCGTACCGCAGCGAGCTGGAGGCGAGCGGCGGCAACCCGCCCGAGCTGCTGCTCGCCAGCatcgcgcgccgccgccgctcctACGAGCGTCTGCGCGACGACTCCGCCGTCAAGCTCAAGCTGCTGCACGAGAACAGG GTGAAGGTGATGAACAAGCAGCTGCTGCTGTTCCACAACGCGGTGTCGGCGTACTTCAGCGGCAACAACGTGGCGCTGGAGGCCGCCGTGCGGCACTTCAACGTGCTGCCCCCCGCCGCCCCCGCGcccgcccccgccgccgcccccACCGCCCCCGCCGCCCACGCGCCGCCCGCCACCGGCTAG